In Gemmata obscuriglobus, a single genomic region encodes these proteins:
- a CDS encoding BON domain-containing protein has translation MKVRALFSLAVAAGFAGQTLATPPAALPAVAAVNPNQTLADDVATRIRSGGNATGADVAIVAQDGIVTLSGLAKDAAQKAKLVADAKSVTGVVVVRDNMRSIATGVVQVQDPPIGLAPVAPTPLGLTGAPLAPAPGPVGFNPIVEPAPLGVPGQAAPDMQAPNLPPYAWPTYAPYNNLSRVAYPESYPYNAFPFIGPYYPFPKVPLGWRKVTLEWDDGHWYLGRKSAPHDYWRVKFW, from the coding sequence GTGAAGGTGCGTGCCCTGTTCTCTCTCGCCGTCGCGGCCGGCTTCGCCGGTCAGACGCTCGCGACTCCCCCGGCCGCTCTGCCTGCCGTGGCAGCCGTCAACCCGAATCAAACCCTCGCCGACGATGTCGCCACCCGCATCCGCTCGGGCGGCAACGCCACGGGCGCCGATGTGGCCATCGTGGCACAAGACGGCATCGTGACCCTTAGCGGTCTCGCCAAAGATGCCGCCCAGAAGGCGAAGCTCGTGGCGGACGCCAAGTCGGTCACCGGTGTCGTTGTGGTCCGTGACAACATGCGGTCGATCGCGACCGGCGTGGTGCAGGTGCAGGACCCGCCGATCGGGCTCGCCCCGGTCGCGCCGACCCCGCTCGGCCTCACCGGCGCACCGCTGGCCCCGGCCCCCGGCCCCGTCGGGTTCAACCCGATCGTGGAACCCGCCCCGCTGGGCGTTCCGGGTCAGGCCGCCCCGGACATGCAGGCCCCGAACCTGCCGCCGTACGCGTGGCCGACCTACGCCCCCTACAACAACCTCAGCCGCGTCGCTTACCCGGAATCCTACCCGTACAACGCGTTCCCGTTCATCGGGCCGTACTACCCGTTCCCGAAGGTGCCGCTCGGCTGGCGCAAAGTGACCCTCGAATGGGACGACGGGCACTGGTACCTCGGTCGCAAGTCCGCTCCGCACGACTACTGGCGCGTGAAGTTCTGGTGA